The following are from one region of the Leptospira terpstrae serovar Hualin str. LT 11-33 = ATCC 700639 genome:
- a CDS encoding SDR family NAD(P)-dependent oxidoreductase, protein MKLSGNTILITGCGMGIGALTAERLAKEGNDIIGVDIKLPLLKEIQTKVESLGRKFYGFACDLSKETDIESLFKQIKKKNLIFQIIINNAGIAPSGAYDGKNFSVWNKAIQINVAGPMKLVYLALPLLKEQKEATIINLASIAGKFGTEGTVTYSATKHAMVGFSQALKMELYDTQIGVSWICPTMVNTRMIHGVKPSIFTPVIEPSQVADAIIYAIKKNPGEVLVPSYLRASIVILPALFPKFALWLAVKTKASKGWLVANKGLEKNIPV, encoded by the coding sequence ATGAAACTATCGGGAAATACAATATTAATCACTGGTTGTGGTATGGGAATCGGAGCTTTAACAGCAGAACGATTAGCTAAAGAAGGAAACGATATCATAGGTGTTGATATTAAATTACCCTTATTAAAAGAAATTCAAACCAAAGTAGAATCGTTAGGAAGGAAGTTTTACGGCTTTGCTTGCGACCTTTCTAAAGAGACAGACATTGAATCACTATTCAAACAAATCAAAAAGAAAAATCTAATATTCCAAATTATAATTAACAATGCAGGAATCGCCCCGAGTGGTGCTTATGATGGAAAGAATTTTTCCGTTTGGAACAAAGCCATCCAAATTAATGTCGCTGGACCTATGAAATTGGTGTATCTAGCACTTCCCTTACTCAAAGAACAAAAAGAAGCAACTATCATCAATTTAGCTAGTATTGCAGGTAAATTTGGAACGGAAGGAACTGTAACCTATTCTGCAACTAAACATGCTATGGTTGGTTTTTCTCAAGCACTTAAAATGGAACTCTATGATACTCAAATTGGTGTTAGCTGGATTTGTCCAACTATGGTCAATACCAGAATGATACATGGAGTCAAACCGTCTATTTTTACTCCCGTGATTGAGCCCTCGCAGGTGGCGGATGCCATAATTTACGCCATTAAAAAGAATCCAGGTGAAGTTTTAGTTCCATCGTACCTACGAGCTTCCATTGTCATCCTACCGGCCTTATTTCCAAAATTTGCACTTTGGTTGGCTGTGAAAACAAAAGCATCAAAAGGTTGGCTTGTGGCTAACAAGGGGCTTGAGAAAAATATTCCTGTTTAG
- a CDS encoding STAS domain-containing protein, which yields MEIKTKKIGKHTLVHLNGRLDITHSDEVEAKLADDVQNGEGDIIINLELISYISSSGIRIFVGMVRELDKQGRKLKLCCITPPVKKVFDVVELLDLFEVFETEQEAVNSLSK from the coding sequence TTGGAAATTAAGACCAAAAAAATCGGAAAGCACACACTCGTTCACCTTAACGGTCGTTTGGACATTACCCATTCGGATGAAGTGGAGGCCAAATTGGCCGACGACGTGCAAAACGGCGAGGGCGACATTATCATCAACCTTGAGCTTATCTCTTACATCTCTTCCTCTGGAATCCGCATCTTTGTTGGAATGGTTCGGGAATTGGACAAACAAGGTAGAAAGTTGAAACTTTGCTGTATCACACCTCCAGTCAAAAAGGTGTTCGATGTTGTGGAACTTTTGGACTTGTTTGAAGTCTTTGAGACGGAACAAGAAGCCGTTAATTCCCTCTCCAAATAA
- a CDS encoding toxic anion resistance protein — MDSLELKTNDPELQLTKEDLQKVEELTGQIKLNNPNDVVSYGASAQAKVSEFADKVLSEIKTKDSGYAGELLNNLLFKIKDLNLDSFAGEGSGLSKIPLIGGLFDASRKFLAKFEDLQSQIEKIVEELHTARTNLTKDITLLQALYEKNLEYFKEIQVYIAAGDKKVQDLRDKILPEMLAKAKAQGDTLASQQYQDMVQMVDRFEKKIHDLKLTRILSLQTGPQIRLIQNGNQVLVEKIQSSILNTIPLWKNQIVIALGLLRQRKALEAQKQVSKTTNDLIQKNAEMLKTGTVEIARESEKGIIEIETLKTVNQQLIETITETLKIQEDGRQKRKSAEQEMIKIESEIKQKLLESK, encoded by the coding sequence ATGGACTCTTTGGAACTGAAAACGAATGACCCGGAACTACAACTCACGAAGGAAGATTTACAAAAAGTTGAGGAACTAACCGGACAAATTAAACTCAACAACCCGAATGATGTTGTCTCTTATGGTGCCTCTGCACAAGCCAAGGTATCCGAATTTGCTGATAAAGTTCTTTCTGAGATCAAAACAAAAGATTCGGGATATGCTGGTGAACTCTTAAATAACCTTCTTTTCAAAATCAAAGATTTGAATCTGGATAGTTTTGCAGGTGAAGGGAGCGGTTTATCAAAAATTCCGCTGATCGGAGGTCTTTTTGACGCTTCGCGAAAATTCTTAGCCAAATTTGAAGACTTACAATCTCAAATTGAAAAGATCGTGGAAGAATTGCATACAGCACGGACCAATCTCACAAAAGACATAACATTATTACAGGCGTTATATGAGAAAAACTTGGAATATTTTAAGGAAATCCAAGTGTACATCGCTGCAGGTGATAAAAAAGTTCAAGATTTAAGAGACAAAATCCTACCAGAAATGTTGGCAAAAGCGAAGGCCCAAGGGGATACTTTGGCTTCTCAACAATACCAGGATATGGTACAAATGGTGGATCGATTTGAGAAAAAAATTCATGATCTCAAACTCACTCGAATTTTATCCTTACAGACAGGACCACAAATCCGTCTGATCCAAAATGGAAACCAAGTCCTCGTAGAAAAAATTCAAAGTTCCATTCTAAACACAATTCCACTTTGGAAAAATCAAATCGTCATCGCATTGGGTTTGTTACGCCAAAGAAAGGCATTGGAAGCTCAAAAACAAGTTTCTAAAACCACCAATGATCTAATCCAAAAAAATGCGGAAATGTTAAAAACAGGTACAGTGGAAATTGCAAGGGAATCCGAAAAAGGAATCATTGAAATTGAAACTTTAAAAACAGTAAACCAACAGTTGATAGAAACTATCACGGAAACTTTAAAAATCCAAGAAGATGGTCGTCAAAAACGAAAATCCGCAGAACAAGAAATGATAAAAATCGAATCAGAAATCAAACAAAAACTATTGGAATCAAAATAG
- a CDS encoding ATP-binding protein, translating to MNSLSEKHLLTIIKKSGIGILILDKNLNIVLVNSWFLKSSGFKESDLENSSFLDVFPDLKNTRTFKSIELCLQYSQYSILTHTLNPFPFPLFDNEKTKSAGERIYQYLHVIPISIEDETDHFCMIQISDVSQQVVREKLLREQMNLANLREIEAQKASQAKTDFLASMSHEIRTPLNAILGMTDTLNETELTEEQQEYLTVLRNSGKALFNIINDILDLSRIESGKLEMEHIHFSIRELMSETISLFYMKAKGKGIEIEFHVEDEISESIAGDSTRLQQVLINLLGNAMKFTEKGKIVVNSSLSKNKKNLIISVEDTGIGIPTEKIISIFESFTQVDSSTTRKYGGTGLGLTITKKLIQLMGGDISVISQVGVGSKFIFEIPYEGFIKRMSGIHQHWLNLELPEPEKFPNCKILLAEDSEENVFIIKTFFRKYPIEITVAYNGKEALEKFKSLKFDIILMDMQMPEMDGLEATREIRKIELANQIRASDSVPIIAISANVQKEDISKSFLAGITSYLPKPVRKQEILKLMYFYLAM from the coding sequence GTGAATTCTCTAAGTGAAAAGCATTTACTAACAATTATTAAAAAATCTGGGATTGGAATCCTCATCCTGGATAAAAATCTTAATATTGTTTTAGTCAATAGTTGGTTTCTCAAGAGTTCTGGATTTAAAGAATCAGATTTAGAAAATTCCTCTTTTTTAGATGTTTTCCCCGACCTTAAAAATACACGTACATTCAAATCAATTGAACTCTGTTTGCAATATTCGCAATATTCTATATTGACTCACACGTTAAATCCTTTTCCTTTTCCACTTTTTGATAACGAGAAAACAAAATCTGCTGGCGAACGAATTTATCAATATTTGCATGTGATTCCAATATCAATCGAAGATGAAACAGATCATTTTTGTATGATTCAAATTTCAGATGTTTCCCAACAAGTAGTTCGTGAAAAATTATTACGAGAACAAATGAATTTAGCAAATTTGCGGGAAATAGAAGCGCAAAAAGCATCACAAGCTAAAACTGATTTTTTAGCTTCTATGAGCCATGAGATACGAACACCATTAAACGCAATTCTTGGGATGACCGACACATTAAATGAAACCGAGCTAACCGAAGAACAACAAGAGTATTTAACTGTGCTAAGAAACTCGGGAAAAGCTCTCTTTAACATTATAAACGATATATTAGATTTATCTCGAATCGAATCAGGAAAATTAGAAATGGAACATATCCATTTTTCAATTAGAGAATTGATGAGTGAAACGATTTCCTTATTTTATATGAAAGCAAAAGGTAAAGGAATAGAAATTGAATTTCATGTAGAAGATGAGATTTCAGAAAGTATTGCAGGCGATTCGACAAGGTTACAACAAGTTCTGATAAACTTACTCGGTAATGCGATGAAATTTACTGAAAAAGGAAAAATTGTTGTTAACAGCTCTCTCTCTAAGAACAAAAAGAATTTAATAATCTCCGTTGAAGATACAGGAATTGGTATACCCACCGAAAAGATAATTTCGATTTTTGAAAGTTTTACACAAGTGGACAGTTCTACTACAAGAAAGTATGGAGGAACTGGACTTGGTTTAACGATTACGAAAAAGTTAATTCAACTAATGGGTGGCGATATTTCTGTAATCAGTCAAGTTGGAGTTGGATCTAAATTTATTTTTGAGATACCGTATGAAGGGTTTATCAAACGAATGTCAGGTATCCACCAACATTGGCTCAATTTAGAACTTCCTGAACCAGAAAAGTTTCCTAATTGCAAAATTCTATTAGCAGAAGATTCAGAAGAAAATGTTTTTATCATCAAAACATTTTTTCGTAAATATCCAATTGAGATTACTGTTGCTTATAATGGAAAAGAAGCATTGGAAAAATTTAAATCACTAAAATTCGATATCATTTTGATGGATATGCAAATGCCAGAGATGGATGGATTAGAAGCAACAAGAGAAATCAGAAAGATAGAATTGGCAAACCAAATCAGAGCGAGCGACTCCGTACCAATAATTGCTATTTCGGCAAATGTTCAAAAGGAAGACATTAGTAAAAGTTTTTTAGCCGGAATTACTTCTTATTTACCAAAACCTGTTAGAAAACAAGAAATCCTAAAATTAATGTATTTTTACCTAGCTATGTAA
- a CDS encoding tyrosine-type recombinase/integrase has translation MLNNDLKLPALLPQVLTVDVMTLDNRLIDQSEVRTLLFRLRDRNYLHYLIIKFLVCTGLSLPEIIHLKISDFNPERSLFKLKNGGRLRRRKIFIEPNLALELYRYSSEFAPTDYLFPGRYGKLRTRTIQKILKNASNLISKEIHIPFLRDVIALDLFKKGFPVWEIQEFLGHRSTRSTKQRILLHIPVEERTDPRLFNRNKNQAA, from the coding sequence ATGCTAAATAATGATTTGAAATTACCGGCCCTACTCCCACAAGTTTTGACAGTCGATGTCATGACACTTGACAATCGTTTGATAGACCAATCCGAAGTTCGAACTCTATTGTTCCGACTCCGCGATAGGAACTACTTACACTACTTAATTATTAAGTTTTTGGTATGTACTGGCCTGTCGCTGCCAGAAATTATCCATCTCAAAATCTCGGACTTCAATCCCGAAAGAAGCCTTTTCAAATTAAAGAACGGTGGTCGTTTGCGTAGAAGAAAGATCTTCATTGAACCTAACTTAGCTTTAGAACTCTATCGTTATTCGTCTGAGTTCGCACCCACTGATTATCTATTTCCAGGTCGTTATGGAAAATTAAGGACAAGAACCATTCAAAAAATTCTTAAGAACGCGAGTAACCTAATCTCAAAAGAAATCCATATCCCATTTCTACGTGATGTGATTGCATTGGATCTTTTCAAAAAAGGTTTTCCTGTTTGGGAAATCCAAGAGTTTTTGGGACATAGATCCACTCGTTCTACCAAGCAAAGAATATTATTGCACATTCCGGTCGAAGAACGAACAGATCCGCGACTTTTTAATCGAAACAAAAACCAAGCAGCCTAA
- a CDS encoding ArnT family glycosyltransferase, which translates to MAYASFFILSALFFFQVWINLEVFPVVWPDEVLFFSPALSFATKGHLQTEVLNGLIPGMEFKTLWMPPLYLLFSGLSLSFFPDTLTTVRIANVVIVYAAAVGFYCLLKRKTFSEFACQIALASILWEPLLFRFGTAARMEGLTAFFFIISLQFATNKDKSKQWYVFLAGVTLSFSFLSHPIGASFGLVTLFLVWRNFGLKSLPWFFLGGILPILGWLYYIHPHWDWFEIQFGAQLTRKRNLLESFTLIDKVKVFSFGFGFPKLRLLIILTELVSLAFISFRLFKQFGKLDQKWILFWIWILSIGIALYTSSEGWYVFHILFPLAFGMALLCDYTQLGSKLAYSGILLSLFALLYTNHIHWFQIDSKKILESHFQHLEMSLANSKSVYLQALPDPYFDLRKKRPDLNILEFIPGELDIPSEAYIQTIKSRDSFVFYDDQLMNHVIQDYLKKSSWKREEWEIPVSGKHWLHYKTIVYTKK; encoded by the coding sequence GTGGCTTACGCCTCGTTTTTCATTCTCTCAGCACTGTTTTTCTTCCAGGTTTGGATCAATTTGGAAGTTTTCCCTGTTGTCTGGCCAGATGAAGTTTTATTTTTCTCACCTGCTTTGTCTTTTGCAACAAAAGGCCATTTACAAACAGAAGTTTTAAATGGTCTCATCCCCGGTATGGAATTCAAAACGCTTTGGATGCCGCCTCTGTATTTACTTTTCTCCGGCCTTTCATTATCTTTTTTTCCTGACACACTCACAACGGTTCGCATTGCGAATGTTGTAATAGTTTATGCAGCAGCAGTTGGTTTTTACTGTTTATTGAAAAGAAAAACTTTTTCCGAATTTGCCTGCCAAATTGCATTGGCAAGTATCTTATGGGAGCCGCTTTTGTTTCGTTTTGGAACAGCTGCCAGGATGGAAGGTCTCACCGCTTTTTTCTTTATCATTAGTTTACAGTTTGCTACTAACAAAGATAAATCCAAACAATGGTATGTTTTTTTAGCAGGTGTTACACTCTCATTTTCTTTCTTATCTCATCCCATTGGTGCTTCTTTTGGACTTGTCACATTGTTTTTGGTCTGGAGAAATTTTGGATTAAAGTCCCTTCCTTGGTTTTTTCTCGGAGGAATCCTTCCCATTTTAGGTTGGTTGTATTACATCCATCCCCATTGGGATTGGTTTGAAATCCAATTCGGAGCACAACTCACTCGTAAAAGGAACTTACTCGAGTCCTTCACACTGATAGACAAAGTGAAAGTATTTTCCTTTGGATTTGGATTTCCAAAATTAAGATTGTTAATCATCCTAACTGAGCTCGTTTCTTTAGCTTTTATTTCCTTTCGACTCTTCAAACAGTTTGGGAAACTAGATCAAAAATGGATTTTGTTTTGGATTTGGATTTTATCCATTGGAATCGCTTTATATACTTCTTCTGAAGGATGGTATGTTTTCCATATCCTTTTCCCTTTAGCATTTGGAATGGCTTTGTTATGCGATTATACACAATTAGGTTCGAAATTAGCATATTCAGGAATATTGTTATCTCTTTTTGCCCTACTATATACAAATCACATCCACTGGTTTCAAATTGATTCTAAAAAAATTCTAGAATCGCATTTTCAACATTTAGAAATGAGTTTGGCAAATTCTAAGTCAGTGTATTTGCAGGCCTTACCCGATCCCTATTTCGATTTACGAAAAAAACGACCCGATCTGAATATTTTGGAATTTATTCCAGGAGAGTTAGACATTCCTTCAGAAGCTTACATCCAAACTATCAAATCACGAGACAGTTTTGTTTTCTATGATGACCAATTAATGAATCATGTGATCCAAGATTATTTAAAAAAATCATCTTGGAAAAGAGAAGAATGGGAAATTCCTGTTTCAGGCAAACATTGGTTACACTATAAAACTATTGTTTATACAAAAAAATGA
- a CDS encoding MORN repeat-containing protein, with protein MRLKYFLLLFLSLFSFCKSNQKICEGENCRNGKFQISYENGDRFDGEFSEDIKHGAGIYQYSNGDIFEGIYQFGYKEGPGIYRYGNGDKFIGSYFKGKRQGFGKYIYSDGLILEGYWEKNHLQGNAKIINAKGSLVLEGIWKDSQWTGIAPTPSSTNAIEISNPE; from the coding sequence ATGCGACTCAAATATTTTTTATTACTATTTTTATCCCTTTTCAGCTTCTGTAAGTCGAACCAAAAAATCTGCGAGGGGGAAAATTGCAGAAATGGAAAGTTCCAGATCTCTTATGAGAATGGAGATCGTTTTGATGGAGAATTTTCTGAAGATATCAAACATGGTGCAGGGATCTACCAATACTCGAATGGTGATATTTTTGAAGGAATTTACCAATTTGGTTATAAAGAAGGTCCAGGAATCTATCGTTATGGAAACGGAGACAAATTCATTGGCTCTTATTTCAAAGGCAAACGACAAGGTTTTGGAAAGTATATATATTCAGATGGTTTGATACTCGAAGGTTATTGGGAAAAAAACCATTTGCAAGGAAATGCAAAGATAATCAATGCTAAAGGGAGTTTGGTGTTAGAGGGAATTTGGAAAGACAGTCAGTGGACGGGTATCGCACCAACTCCATCATCAACCAATGCTATCGAAATTTCGAATCCCGAGTGA
- the metF gene encoding methylenetetrahydrofolate reductase [NAD(P)H] produces the protein MHISQILGKKQTTISFEFFPPKNAEASEDLFRNIQELSQMNPAYVSVTFGAGGSTRDLTHDLVVKLQEQTGLTIVSHLTCVGSTREEIREILKRYEKSGIHNIMALRGDPPKGQTEFQKTENGFEFAGELVGFIKKEFPQMGIGVAGFPEGHPSTPNRLKEIENLKWKVDQGADYICTQLFFNNNDFYDFVERCEIAGIKVPIIAGIMPITSRKGMARMAELSLGTNFPAKLLKSLSRAEDDAYAENVGIHWATEQVRDLLDHKIAGIHMYTLNKSKATRKIYESLGIRNFDSIG, from the coding sequence ATGCACATTTCTCAGATACTCGGTAAAAAACAAACAACCATCAGTTTCGAATTTTTTCCTCCAAAAAATGCGGAAGCCTCTGAGGATTTGTTCCGAAACATCCAAGAATTGTCACAAATGAACCCAGCTTATGTAAGTGTCACCTTTGGGGCTGGGGGATCTACAAGAGATCTCACACACGATCTGGTTGTAAAACTTCAAGAGCAAACAGGATTAACAATTGTTAGTCATCTTACTTGCGTTGGTTCCACAAGGGAAGAAATCCGAGAGATCTTGAAACGGTACGAAAAGAGTGGAATCCATAATATCATGGCTCTACGTGGTGATCCTCCCAAAGGACAAACTGAATTTCAAAAAACGGAAAACGGTTTCGAATTTGCAGGTGAATTAGTTGGATTTATCAAAAAAGAATTTCCACAAATGGGGATTGGAGTTGCCGGTTTTCCTGAAGGACATCCTTCAACACCCAACCGCTTAAAAGAAATTGAAAATCTAAAATGGAAGGTTGACCAAGGTGCCGATTACATTTGTACGCAACTCTTCTTTAACAATAATGATTTTTATGATTTTGTAGAAAGATGTGAAATTGCAGGAATCAAAGTTCCTATCATTGCTGGTATTATGCCAATTACTTCAAGAAAGGGAATGGCAAGAATGGCCGAACTTTCGTTAGGAACCAATTTCCCGGCGAAACTTTTAAAGTCTCTTTCTCGAGCAGAAGATGATGCCTATGCAGAAAATGTTGGAATCCACTGGGCAACAGAACAAGTCAGAGATCTACTTGATCATAAAATTGCTGGCATCCATATGTATACGCTTAACAAGTCTAAGGCGACACGAAAAATCTATGAATCACTCGGGATTCGAAATTTCGATAGCATTGGTTGA
- a CDS encoding type III pantothenate kinase has translation MSESPLLLVIDVGNTNTVFGVFREGEDTPDFHKRTVTRRDRTSDELGLFLKGFLTQENVKADRVKTAIYSSVVPSLNPIVERMLEDWFNVNPLRVHYQMKLNFGISYPRPFEIGADRLVNAAYCAKTYPGKKAILVDLGTATTFCVINEKPEYVGGVIAPGLKISMDALTRNTAQLPPIVFGSPKRVLGESTVESIQAGFFFGWIGLLKEIVRAIKEEHPGDYVVVGTGGLVTTIHASHNQVFDEIDPMMTLKGLKILADLNS, from the coding sequence ATGTCAGAATCACCATTATTATTAGTTATCGATGTGGGAAATACAAACACCGTATTTGGTGTGTTTCGTGAAGGGGAGGATACTCCTGACTTTCACAAACGAACAGTAACAAGAAGAGACAGAACCTCTGACGAACTTGGCCTTTTTTTGAAAGGATTTTTGACTCAAGAAAATGTAAAAGCCGATCGAGTAAAGACTGCCATCTATTCTAGTGTTGTTCCTTCTTTAAATCCAATCGTAGAGCGTATGTTAGAAGATTGGTTTAATGTAAATCCACTTCGTGTTCATTACCAAATGAAACTCAATTTTGGTATTAGTTACCCTCGTCCATTTGAAATAGGAGCCGATCGATTGGTGAATGCAGCTTACTGTGCAAAAACTTATCCTGGAAAAAAGGCAATACTTGTGGATTTGGGAACTGCAACTACATTCTGCGTGATCAATGAAAAACCTGAATATGTAGGTGGTGTGATTGCACCCGGTCTAAAAATTTCCATGGATGCTCTAACTCGTAATACAGCCCAACTACCGCCGATAGTATTTGGATCGCCAAAGCGCGTATTAGGTGAGTCAACTGTCGAATCCATCCAGGCAGGATTTTTCTTTGGTTGGATAGGTTTGCTCAAAGAAATTGTAAGGGCCATCAAAGAAGAACACCCAGGTGATTATGTGGTAGTTGGAACGGGTGGACTTGTCACGACCATCCATGCATCGCATAACCAGGTGTTTGATGAAATTGATCCCATGATGACTTTGAAGGGATTAAAAATTTTAGCGGATTTAAATTCCTAA
- a CDS encoding response regulator transcription factor: MSQKKALIVDDSTVTRLMIRKIILDKYPDWEILEASSADDAKSLLKDHRDFDFFSLDQNMPGTLSGLDLAEDLKNNYKVAKIVLITANIQDAIKNRAKTIGIDFVEKPVTSEKIIPHLD, from the coding sequence ATGTCACAAAAAAAAGCGCTGATCGTAGATGATAGCACAGTTACCCGTTTAATGATCCGAAAGATAATCTTAGACAAATACCCAGATTGGGAGATTCTGGAGGCAAGTTCTGCAGACGATGCTAAGTCGCTTTTAAAAGATCATCGAGACTTCGATTTTTTTAGTTTGGACCAAAACATGCCAGGAACGTTGTCAGGATTGGATTTAGCAGAAGACCTCAAAAACAACTACAAAGTTGCAAAAATCGTATTAATCACAGCTAACATTCAAGATGCGATTAAAAATAGAGCAAAGACGATCGGAATTGATTTTGTAGAAAAACCAGTCACGTCAGAAAAAATTATCCCACATTTGGACTAA
- a CDS encoding biotin--[acetyl-CoA-carboxylase] ligase produces the protein MEYRLLKLELGHRLSTVESTNEWIRDGKIPFGSWVIADEQTAGKGRGQNVWQSLGEDPLIFSGKIRLSAAEISLPLLSIFVSSAVLKSIFHFFPEREIDTTVKWPNDIYRKDKKVGGILVQSEFTSGVFDVVIGIGLNFFGNYIPDPLKDKAAFLCDVALEEGVLERFVNQLVVDLNQSVISLLDQGQVLKDLVWIEDHSLLKHKVIETEWQSRMVRGRVLGIDELGFLLIMTETGEKIELMDTSPKFRII, from the coding sequence ATGGAATATAGATTGTTAAAATTAGAACTGGGTCATAGACTTTCTACTGTTGAGTCTACAAATGAATGGATTCGGGATGGAAAAATTCCTTTTGGGTCATGGGTGATTGCCGATGAACAAACTGCCGGAAAAGGTCGCGGACAAAATGTTTGGCAATCGTTAGGCGAAGATCCACTGATTTTTTCTGGAAAAATCAGATTATCGGCTGCCGAAATTTCTCTTCCGTTATTATCCATTTTCGTTTCTTCTGCAGTTTTAAAATCGATCTTTCATTTCTTTCCGGAGCGAGAAATTGATACAACCGTAAAGTGGCCTAATGATATCTATCGGAAAGATAAAAAAGTAGGAGGAATATTAGTTCAGTCTGAATTTACTAGCGGAGTTTTTGATGTGGTGATCGGAATTGGTCTAAATTTTTTTGGTAACTACATTCCAGATCCGTTAAAAGACAAGGCTGCTTTTTTATGTGATGTAGCATTGGAAGAAGGAGTTTTAGAACGGTTTGTGAACCAACTCGTTGTAGACTTAAACCAATCTGTGATTTCCCTATTAGACCAAGGGCAAGTCCTTAAAGATTTAGTTTGGATTGAGGACCATTCCTTATTAAAACACAAAGTGATAGAAACAGAATGGCAATCCAGAATGGTACGAGGACGTGTTTTGGGAATTGATGAATTAGGATTCCTTCTCATTATGACCGAAACCGGCGAAAAGATTGAGCTCATGGACACTTCACCAAAATTTCGGATTATATAA
- a CDS encoding SGNH/GDSL hydrolase family protein, giving the protein MNRQITIVGDSLGQWSDGFGLKSKLPAEFKVTDLSIAGFTTEDWLQNKDRLNAIPTDLWILELGTNDAMVYGTIGFESRTRELISFLESSQVSKVLLTTIPLTNMASIKETIKANNQTIRLLKENKPNIDYVEIESIFELNPTGVPLYPLSDPIHPNQIGYELMGEAYRKKILGI; this is encoded by the coding sequence GTGAACCGTCAGATCACAATTGTAGGAGATTCTTTGGGACAATGGTCCGATGGATTTGGACTCAAATCAAAACTACCAGCCGAATTTAAAGTCACTGACCTTTCCATTGCAGGTTTCACAACGGAAGACTGGTTACAAAATAAAGATCGATTGAATGCAATTCCAACTGATCTATGGATCTTGGAACTTGGTACCAATGATGCAATGGTTTATGGAACGATTGGTTTTGAATCTAGAACGCGAGAACTTATTTCTTTTTTAGAATCTTCACAAGTATCAAAGGTGCTACTCACAACAATCCCTTTGACCAATATGGCTTCCATAAAAGAAACTATAAAAGCCAATAACCAAACCATCCGACTACTGAAAGAGAATAAACCAAATATCGATTATGTGGAAATTGAATCAATATTTGAATTAAATCCTACTGGTGTTCCTTTGTATCCCCTATCCGACCCCATACACCCCAACCAGATAGGCTATGAACTTATGGGTGAGGCATATCGGAAAAAAATATTAGGAATTTAA
- a CDS encoding chemotaxis protein CheX: protein MNFLTEIERDSLCELFNISLGGAAKLMSEMISDEILLTVPSLKLISTEEAKNIEYLADQDVCTIEQKFIGGIGEGSAFLLFHKSASLEIVKMMMKDYVALNEVSQFEKDALSEIGNIILNAILSNLAKMSDYKIETHVPEFFSGKYEDLLLRRNPKKDNSILLVFIDYKLSGKDIKGYIFFILNFDSIKNLSRVLIEKLK, encoded by the coding sequence ATGAATTTTCTAACTGAAATTGAACGAGATTCGTTGTGTGAACTATTCAATATTAGTTTGGGCGGGGCAGCTAAACTAATGAGCGAAATGATTTCCGATGAAATTTTGCTCACTGTTCCCAGCTTAAAACTAATTAGCACGGAAGAGGCTAAAAACATTGAATATCTTGCAGACCAAGATGTATGCACCATAGAACAAAAGTTTATTGGTGGGATTGGTGAAGGATCAGCATTCCTTTTATTTCACAAAAGTGCAAGTTTGGAAATTGTTAAAATGATGATGAAAGATTATGTTGCTTTGAATGAAGTTTCGCAATTTGAAAAAGATGCTTTAAGTGAAATTGGCAATATAATTCTCAACGCGATACTCTCAAATTTAGCAAAAATGTCTGATTATAAAATAGAAACTCATGTTCCTGAATTTTTTTCAGGGAAATATGAAGACTTACTCCTTAGGCGAAATCCAAAAAAAGACAACTCTATTCTTTTAGTTTTTATTGATTATAAACTAAGCGGAAAAGACATCAAAGGGTATATTTTTTTCATTCTTAATTTCGATAGTATAAAAAATCTTTCTAGAGTACTCATTGAAAAGTTGAAGTAG